One stretch of Paenibacillus sp. FSL R5-0341 DNA includes these proteins:
- a CDS encoding NupC/NupG family nucleoside CNT transporter — protein MKFLIALLGLLVVFGLAYIASNGKKKIRYRPLVVMIVLQVILAYALLNTGVGTWLIGGFATIFESLLAYANEGISFVFGGLTGVPDANGGFPFFLNVLMPIVVISALIGILQYIRILPFVIKYIGLVLSKINGMGKLESYNAVASAVLGQSEVFISVKKQIGLLPKHRLYTLCASAMSTVSMSIVGAYMSMIDPKYVVTALVLNLFGGFIIASIVNPYEVTEEEDILEVQEEEKQSFFEMLGEYILDGFKVAIIVAAMLIGFVALIALVNGMFSAILGISFQELLGYVFAPFAFIMGVPWKEAVQAGSIMATKMVSNEFVAMLDLTKQTTLSARTTGIVSVFLVSFANFSSIGIIAGAVKGLHEKQGNVVARFGLKLLYGASLVSVLSAIIAGLFL, from the coding sequence ATGAAATTTCTAATTGCCCTTCTTGGCTTACTCGTTGTTTTTGGACTGGCTTATATCGCAAGCAACGGTAAAAAGAAGATTAGATACCGACCGCTGGTCGTTATGATTGTTTTGCAGGTGATCCTGGCCTATGCCTTGCTGAATACAGGGGTAGGAACATGGCTGATTGGTGGATTTGCGACCATATTTGAAAGTTTGCTGGCCTATGCGAATGAAGGGATTTCATTTGTATTCGGTGGTTTAACTGGTGTCCCGGATGCTAATGGCGGATTTCCGTTCTTCCTGAACGTATTGATGCCGATTGTTGTCATCTCTGCCCTCATTGGGATATTGCAGTATATCCGAATCTTACCTTTTGTTATAAAATATATTGGTCTGGTATTAAGCAAAATCAACGGAATGGGCAAACTGGAATCATATAACGCGGTTGCTTCGGCTGTATTGGGGCAATCTGAAGTGTTCATTTCTGTGAAAAAACAAATTGGGTTGTTGCCAAAACATCGGCTGTACACCTTGTGTGCTTCGGCGATGTCCACGGTATCGATGTCGATTGTCGGTGCCTATATGTCCATGATTGATCCGAAATATGTGGTTACGGCACTCGTGCTGAACCTGTTTGGCGGTTTTATCATTGCTTCCATTGTGAATCCTTATGAGGTTACAGAGGAAGAAGATATATTGGAAGTACAGGAAGAGGAGAAACAGTCCTTCTTCGAAATGCTGGGTGAGTACATCCTGGATGGATTTAAAGTCGCCATCATCGTAGCTGCGATGTTAATCGGTTTTGTCGCTCTCATCGCGTTAGTTAACGGAATGTTTAGCGCAATACTCGGTATTTCATTCCAGGAGCTGCTAGGTTATGTGTTTGCACCATTTGCCTTTATTATGGGTGTTCCATGGAAGGAAGCTGTTCAAGCGGGAAGTATTATGGCTACCAAAATGGTATCCAATGAATTCGTAGCCATGCTTGATCTGACGAAGCAGACAACGTTGTCTGCCAGAACAACAGGGATCGTATCCGTCTTCCTCGTATCGTTCGCCAACTTCTCCTCGATCGGTATCATTGCCGGTGCGGTGAAGGGACTTCATGAGAAACAAGGTAATGTGGTAGCCCGCTTCGGTCTGAAGCTGCTTTACGGTGCATCGCTTGTCAGTGTATTGTCGGCGATCATCGCCGGACTGTTCTTGTAA